TCGCTTTGGCGACGATCCGGCAGCCCCGGCCGAAGCCAAACCCGGTGAGGCGCCGCAATGGCTGAAAACCCTGCTCGGCTGGCTGGACAGTCAGCGCTTCAATGCGCTGGCCGGCCTGATTGAAGTGTTGTTGTGGGGAGCGTTGATCGCCGCTGTGGGCTGGCTGATCTGGCGCTATCGCGAGTTCCTGCGCACCTTCGTCAGCCGTCGGCCGAAGCTGCGCGCCCGCATCAGGCCACCTGCACCGCAGCAAGCGTTTGGCCTGGACCTGAGCCCGCAAACCCTGCCCGACGACATCGCCGCCAGCGCCGAACAACTCTGGCAGACCCAGCCGCGCGCGGCGCTGGGCTTGCTGTATCGCGGCTTGCTCAGCCGTCTGCTGCACGATTTTGCCCTGACCTTGAAACCTGCCGACACCGAGCATCAGGTGCTGCTGCGGGTCGAGCAATTGCAGCGCCCGGAACTGCTGGCGTTCAGTCGCACCCTGACGCTGCACTGGCAGAACATGGCCTACGGGCACCGCGTGCCGGCGGCACATCTGCAACAGGAACTGTGTGACGGCTGGCGTGCCTTGTTCGAGCATGGAGCGCGCGCTTGAACCGGCGCAACGCGTGGCTGCTCGGCGGGCTGATGGTCGCCCTGCTCGCGGCGTTGAGCGTTTATCTGTACCTCAAGGCGCGGCCCTATCAGGAAGTGATCGATCACGGCCCCTCGCCCCAGGCGCAGGCCAATCCTTATCTGGCGGCAGAACTGTTTTTGCGCGAGCGCGGCCTCAACGTCAGCCACGCCGAAACGCTGGCGGTGCTGCCCGACATCGATCCGCGTCGGCACACCCTGCTGTTGTTCGGCGAACGTTCGCGCATGACCCCGCGGCAGGTCGATCAGGTGTTGAAATGGGCCCGCGCCGGTGGGCGCCTGGTGTTCGTGGCCGAAGCGCTGTGGGACAAGCAGGCCAGACAAAGCGATGATCTGTTGCTGGATCGGGTGCAGTTGCACCAGTCCCTGAGCAAGGACCTCAAGGAGCCGCCGGCGGAGCTGGCCGATGATCCGTACCCGAATCTGACCAAGCTCTACCTGGAAGATGAGGACGCGCCGGCCTACGCCGGTTTCGACACCGCGTTCCATCTGGACGATCCGAAAAATCTCGCCCAGGCCTGGGCCAACAGCGCCAAGGCCACGCACATGATGCAACTGCCGTACGGCCTCGGCTCGATCACCGTGGTCACCGATGCCGAACTGTGGAAAACCCCGGCCATCAGCAAGCACGA
The Pseudomonas fluorescens genome window above contains:
- a CDS encoding DUF4350 domain-containing protein; amino-acid sequence: MNRRNAWLLGGLMVALLAALSVYLYLKARPYQEVIDHGPSPQAQANPYLAAELFLRERGLNVSHAETLAVLPDIDPRRHTLLLFGERSRMTPRQVDQVLKWARAGGRLVFVAEALWDKQARQSDDLLLDRVQLHQSLSKDLKEPPAELADDPYPNLTKLYLEDEDAPAYAGFDTAFHLDDPKNLAQAWANSAKATHMMQLPYGLGSITVVTDAELWKTPAISKHDNAWLLWYLSADTDVTLIFNTAHDGLLTLLWRYFPQAIVALLALIGLGLWHVAVRHGPLQAPAPSGRRQLQEHLRASADFILRHNGQHTLLQALQQDVLRRARRRYPGFDQLNVAEQWLVLSRLTRQPTRAISQALSPVPKQRMSSADFSRQVAHLQTLRNTL